Below is a genomic region from Halobacterium sp. CBA1132.
AGCATCGACTCCGTGGGGCGGCGTTCGCGCTCGGTGTCGATGCACGAGCAGACGCTGATGGAGCCGTTCCGGCTGGCGAGCCGGCCGGCGTAGTCCAGCATCGCGTGCGCAACATCCGACGCGCTGCGCACGGGGACCATGATGCGCCGCCAGCGCGTGCGTTCGCCCGTGGACTGGAGCGCGACGACGTCGATGTCGCTGGCGAACAGCGACCGAAGGAACGGCGTCAGCGTGGCGTCCTCCCGGCACTCGAACGGTGTGACGACGAGGTCGCAGTTCGCCTCGTCGGCCGTCGACAGCACCGTCCCCGCGGCGTTGCCGTCCGCGACTGCGACCGCCACGTCGCAGGGGACGCCGACGCTCGTTTCGATGCGCGCGGCCTGCTGTTCGAGTTCGCGCGCGGCGGCGTCGGCGGCCTGTTCCTCGCCGGTGGACTCGGCGTCCTCGACGTAGTCTGCACCCTCGGTGCCGATGCACTCGCGCTCGGCGGCCGCGATTTTCTCGTCGTCGACGATGTCCAGCAGGACGACCTTCCCGGCGTCGTGGGCGGCCGCGATGCGCGCGCCGAGCATCGCGGTCTCCTCGGCGGTGTCCCCGCGTATCGGCACGATGACGTGGTCGTCGGCTTCCGTCGTCCGGTAGAGGTAGCGGGCGCGCTCCTCGTAGACCTCGCGGCGCCACACCACGAACACGACGGCGACCAGCGACGACGACAGCGCGACGCCGGCGACGTACGCGAACTGCGCGGTCCCCGTGATGAGCACGAGCAGCGCGGTCGAGAACGCGGTCGGGAGTTCGAGGTCGAGCGCCCACGTCGCGCCGCCCGTGAAGAGGACGCCGAGCGCGGCGGCGCCGGCGTTGATGCCCAGCGACGACGGCGGGATGCCGTACGCGTACGACGCCGCTTCGACGGCAATCCAGCCGCAGAACGCGCCAACGGTCATGCCGCCGACGAACGTCTTCGGGTTCGAGTAGCGGCCCTCGGGCTCGGAGAACAGCGTGTAGGTGCCCGACGCCAGCGGCGGGAACAGGAGAAACGACACCGCGCCGACGGTGTTCGCCAGCAGCGTCACGAGGCCGACGAGCAGCGGCACGAACAACAGCACGCAGACGTGCAGGAGGTTGCTGGTCGTCTCCAGCCACTTCCGGAACGACCGGAGTTCGCGGCGTTCGAGTCGGGCGGCGCGCCGCCGCGCCGCCGCGAGCCGCTGCCGCAACTCCGAGAACATGTTCAGCCAGTCCGCGAGCCCGGCAGTTGGGTGTTTCGGCTGGCGGGCGTCAGGCGAGTCGCGTCACGGCGTCCAGCGAGATGTCGATGGCGCGCGCGACGTTGTTCTTCGCTTTCTCGGGGAGTTCGTCGTCGCTGTCCGCGCCCTTCTGGTTGCCGGCGACGAGGTTGCCGTCGGCCGTGCAGATGGCGCCCGCGGCGAGGCCCTTGCGGCGCGCCAGCGAGAAGACGGTCGCGGCCTCCATCTCGACGGCGAGCAGGCCGGCATCGTTCCAGTCGTCGACGAAGTCCTCGTCCTCGTTGTAGAACGCGTCGTCGCTGACGATGGGGCCGACGTGGACTGTGGCCCCGGAGGGGCCGTCGCGGGTCGGGGAGTCCTCGTGCGACCCGACCCCTTCTCGTGCTTCGGCGGAGTCCACGAGGCTCGTGAGTACGTCGAAGTCCGGGACTGCGGGGTAGACTTCGGACTCGTAGCGCTTGCTCGTGCCCTCCTCTTTGGCGGCGCCGGTCGCGACAATCATGTCACCGACATCGATGTCCGCTTGGAGCGCGCCGATGGTGCCGACGCGCAGGAACGTCTCCACGCCCACGCGCGAGAGTTCCTCGACGGCGATGGCTGCGGAGGGGCAGCCGATGCCGGTCGAGGAGATTGTGAGGTCGACGCCGTCGTAGGTGGCGTTGACGACCTTGTACTCGCGGTTCTCGGCGACGACCTCGCTGTCGTCGCAGTGGCTGGCGATGCGGTCGACGCGGCCCGGGTCGCCGGGCAGCAGCGCGATGTCGTAGACGTCGCCTTCCTCGACTAGCAGGTGGGGCTGTTTGGCCATGCCAGCGATTCGACGCTCGCGGAGAAAAAGAGCGGGGATTGCGGTTAGCGCGCGACGCGGCGGGTCGCCCGTCGAACTTTTTGTACCGGGGCGAGGGAACCGAGCACCACGATGGCGGAGAAGCCGGACTCCACGGCGACGCTCCGGTCTGCCTGTGAGGAGTCTCGAGCCGTATTGGACCACGAAATCGACATCCTGAACGACATCGACGACAAGG
It encodes:
- a CDS encoding HPP family protein encodes the protein MFSELRQRLAAARRRAARLERRELRSFRKWLETTSNLLHVCVLLFVPLLVGLVTLLANTVGAVSFLLFPPLASGTYTLFSEPEGRYSNPKTFVGGMTVGAFCGWIAVEAASYAYGIPPSSLGINAGAAALGVLFTGGATWALDLELPTAFSTALLVLITGTAQFAYVAGVALSSSLVAVVFVVWRREVYEERARYLYRTTEADDHVIVPIRGDTAEETAMLGARIAAAHDAGKVVLLDIVDDEKIAAAERECIGTEGADYVEDAESTGEEQAADAAARELEQQAARIETSVGVPCDVAVAVADGNAAGTVLSTADEANCDLVVTPFECREDATLTPFLRSLFASDIDVVALQSTGERTRWRRIMVPVRSASDVAHAMLDYAGRLASRNGSISVCSCIDTERERRPTESMLANLTETVDTRCETRVSRSSIEEFVERNDAHYDLVFLGASTDRSAASKFFSRPTYERVRDLDTDIAIVHTA
- a CDS encoding nucleoside phosphorylase, translated to MAKQPHLLVEEGDVYDIALLPGDPGRVDRIASHCDDSEVVAENREYKVVNATYDGVDLTISSTGIGCPSAAIAVEELSRVGVETFLRVGTIGALQADIDVGDMIVATGAAKEEGTSKRYESEVYPAVPDFDVLTSLVDSAEAREGVGSHEDSPTRDGPSGATVHVGPIVSDDAFYNEDEDFVDDWNDAGLLAVEMEAATVFSLARRKGLAAGAICTADGNLVAGNQKGADSDDELPEKAKNNVARAIDISLDAVTRLA